In Leptospira perdikensis, a single genomic region encodes these proteins:
- a CDS encoding DUF4139 domain-containing protein — translation MKSKILPLTTLTLLIFTAGITSDSAFDMSTQSDRKSVSVTIYNGGIGLVRETRVLNLSKGIRTLRFEDVPSQIIPQTVRVKGEDQKKLTVFEQNYEYDLISPERLMDKYIGKEVTLYNETKEKTTSVKATLISNNGNPVYKIGDEISLGYNGRVTVPTIPENLYAKPTLVWKLKNDLEKEQTLEVSYQTHGLGWSADYILVLDKEEELCGLNSWVTLNNNSGAEFKNATLQLVAGKVNLISNQVNSYATQPRAVKKTMMKEYSESADAPEFNQENLSEYYLYTLDQPTNIGYNQTKQVQLFQSEGIEIKKYFVFENLPMYEGNEKNFNNATIKYIFKNAKKNNLGRPLPLGTIRVFKADSKGRQQLLGEDTIDHTPENEEVKIRTGQAFDVVANGKRLSNEVFKLSRGDKSTYSAEIRNRKKETIEVRFYASLWGDWNITKSSHKFTKESATKAYADVPLKANETVTVEYTVETKYQ, via the coding sequence ATGAAATCCAAAATATTACCCTTAACCACTCTAACACTCCTGATTTTTACAGCAGGCATTACCTCTGATTCCGCATTTGATATGTCCACCCAGTCTGACCGCAAATCAGTCAGTGTTACCATTTACAATGGAGGGATTGGTCTCGTTCGGGAAACTCGCGTTTTAAATTTATCAAAAGGAATTCGTACGTTACGTTTTGAAGATGTCCCTTCTCAAATCATTCCACAAACTGTAAGGGTCAAAGGAGAAGATCAAAAAAAACTGACAGTGTTTGAACAAAACTATGAATACGATTTAATTTCCCCTGAACGCCTTATGGACAAATACATTGGAAAAGAAGTCACTCTTTACAATGAAACAAAAGAAAAAACAACTTCCGTCAAAGCAACGTTAATCTCTAATAATGGAAACCCTGTGTATAAAATTGGAGATGAAATTTCACTTGGTTACAATGGACGAGTGACAGTTCCTACCATTCCGGAAAATCTTTATGCAAAACCTACTCTTGTTTGGAAATTAAAGAATGATCTGGAAAAGGAACAAACCTTAGAAGTTTCTTACCAAACTCATGGCCTTGGTTGGTCCGCTGACTATATCCTGGTTTTGGATAAAGAAGAAGAACTTTGTGGTTTGAATTCTTGGGTGACCTTGAATAACAACTCCGGTGCAGAGTTTAAAAATGCAACGTTACAACTTGTGGCAGGAAAGGTAAATTTAATCTCCAACCAAGTGAACTCTTATGCAACACAACCCCGCGCAGTAAAAAAAACAATGATGAAAGAGTATTCTGAATCAGCAGATGCTCCAGAATTCAACCAAGAGAATTTGTCTGAATACTACCTATACACTTTGGACCAACCAACCAATATCGGTTACAACCAAACCAAACAAGTCCAACTGTTCCAATCCGAAGGAATCGAAATCAAAAAGTATTTTGTTTTTGAAAACCTTCCTATGTACGAAGGGAATGAAAAAAACTTCAATAACGCAACCATCAAGTACATCTTCAAAAATGCGAAGAAAAACAATTTAGGTCGCCCACTCCCACTAGGAACCATTCGTGTTTTCAAAGCTGATTCTAAAGGAAGACAACAACTTCTGGGAGAAGATACAATCGATCACACTCCTGAAAACGAAGAAGTAAAAATTCGAACAGGCCAAGCTTTTGATGTAGTTGCTAACGGCAAACGACTCTCAAACGAAGTGTTCAAACTTTCTCGTGGAGATAAATCAACTTACTCAGCGGAAATTCGAAACCGAAAAAAAGAAACAATCGAAGTTCGGTTCTATGCGAGTCTTTGGGGTGATTGGAATATCACAAAATCCTCTCATAAATTCACAAAAGAATCAGCAACGAAGGCATATGCGGATGTACCTTTAAAAGCGAATGAAACGGTAACTGTGGAATACACTGTAGAAACAAAATACCAATAA